A stretch of DNA from Brevibacterium sp. CBA3109:
CGTTCCGATCGCTGGCCCTGCCGTCTGGCTGGCCTTCATCCTGGCTGGAATCACCGCTCTGCTCTCTGCCGTCAGCTATGCGGAGATGGCGGGCATGGTTCCTGTGTCGGGGTCAAGCTATTCGTATTCCTATGCGACCCTCGGCGAAGGCGTGGCCTGGGTCTGCGGGTGGTGCCTCGTCCTCGAGTACGCGGTCTCCGTGGCTGCGGTGGCCGTCGGTGCCGCCGACTACGTCAATGAGACGCTGCGGATCTTCGGGATGTCGCTGCCGCCGTCACTGTCGGCTGGCCCCGATGGTGAAGGCGGAGTCATCAACCTCTCGGCACTCGTCGTCGTCCTCCTCGCCACGGTCCTGCTCATGCGCGGGGCCAAGGAATCCGGCATCGTCAACACGATCATCGTGTTCGTCAAGCTCGGCATCCTCATCTTCTTCGCCATCGTCGCGTTCACCGCGTTCAAGGCCGGCAACTTCGCGCCGATGCTGCCTATGGGCGCCGCCGGAGTCACCGCCGCGGCGTCGAGTGTGTTCTTCTCCTACATCGGCTTCGATGCTGCGTCGACTGCCGGTGAGGAGGCGAAGAACCCGAAACGGGACCTGCCGCGGGCGATCATCCTCTCGATGGTCATCGTCACCACCATGTACGTACTGGTGGCCGTGGCTGCAATCGGTGCCCGGCAGTGGCAGTGGTTCGAGACCTCAACCGCTCCCCTGGTCCAGATCGTCCACGAACTCACGCAGTCGAACCTCGCGGTCTTCATCTTCGCCGTCTCCGCGGTGCTCGCGATCCTGTCGGTCGTCATCACCGTCCTCTACGGACAGTCACGCATCCTGCTCACGATGTCGCGCGACGGCATGGTCCCGAAGGTCTTCGGCATCGTCTCTCCGCGCACGGGCACTCCCCTGGTGGGAACCCTGGT
This window harbors:
- a CDS encoding amino acid permease, producing MTARDNVTSTTAPSATATDRPRLASQLVRRKSISSMVEDTQDASTGGLRRTFGVFQLTMISVGATLGTGILVILGEAVPIAGPAVWLAFILAGITALLSAVSYAEMAGMVPVSGSSYSYSYATLGEGVAWVCGWCLVLEYAVSVAAVAVGAADYVNETLRIFGMSLPPSLSAGPDGEGGVINLSALVVVLLATVLLMRGAKESGIVNTIIVFVKLGILIFFAIVAFTAFKAGNFAPMLPMGAAGVTAAASSVFFSYIGFDAASTAGEEAKNPKRDLPRAIILSMVIVTTMYVLVAVAAIGARQWQWFETSTAPLVQIVHELTQSNLAVFIFAVSAVLAILSVVITVLYGQSRILLTMSRDGMVPKVFGIVSPRTGTPLVGTLVTGVLVAITAALIPLGELANATSIGTLFAFCLVNIAVIYLRAKRPDLPRSFKVPFGPVIPILGSLACAFLMINLGGTTWVVFGLWMLVGFVVYLTYSRRHSRVGALSTSDYRASISR